The segment cagaggaaacacgctaTGCTCTTGTCACTGACGGTTCCTGCCGCGTCGTAGGAATGaatcggaagtggaaagcagccgtctggagccccacacgacaggCTGCACAAGCTACtgaggagaaggtggatcaagtcaacttgctgaactcaaagccgttcaactggccctagacattgcagaaagggagaagtggccaaagctctacctctacactgattgatggatggtagccaatgctctgtggggatggctggagagatggaaaggggctaaCTGGCAGCGTCGAGGAAAACCAgtctgggctgctgaagaatggaaagacattgctacccggCTAGAGAAATTACCTGTGAAGGTTCGCCATGTAGAtgctcatgtccccaagagcagagctaatgaagaacagcaaaacaatcagcaggtagatcaggctgcaaagataggggtgtcaaagatagatttagattggcaacacaagggggagttgttcctagcgcgatgggcccatgatgcctcaggccatcagggcagagatgccacctataagtgggcacgagaccgaggggtggatttaaccatggacagcatttctcaggttatccatgactgtgagacgtgtgctgccatcaaacaggccaagcgagTGAAGCCCCTGTGGTATGGGggacggtggtccaagtacagctatggggaggcctggcagattgactacatcacactgccccagacacgccaaggcaagcgctacgtgctcacaatggtggaagccaccacaggatggttggaaacctaccctgtgtctcatgctacagcccgtaacaccatcctgggccttgaaaagcaggtcctttggaggcatggtacccctgagaggattgagtcagacaatgggactcattttaagaacagccttatcaactcctgggctagggaacatggcattgagtgggtgtaccatatcccctaccatgcaccagctgcaggcaaggtagagaggtacaatggactgttaaaaaccaccttgaaagcattgggtgggggatctttcaaaaactgggagcagcatttggcacaggccacctggttagttaacacccgaggttccaccaatcgagcaggtcctgcccagtctgagtccctgaatatagtagacggagataaagtcccagtggcacatatcagaggtttgttagggaggacagtgtggatcaattctgcctcgagtacagacaaacccattcgtgggattgtctttgctcagggaccaggttgtacatggtggataatgcagaaagatggaagaacacgatgtgtacctcagggagacctgattgtggggtgagactcaTATCCAAACATCTCAATTTGCTGGATGTTACTGCCATTGTTTGTACATTAAGCCACACAGacatgggacagaaggaaatgtgtaaatgtcgaaagtcagagcaagtgagaatggaagggaatgtgtaagtgtggaaggtttgagcaggtaggaaggaagttcagtaacatgttcacgatatgggataaggggtggaatgtcgtggggacaggacattttcatgctcattatcccaatcgtggtttctgttccctgttctcagtttgttttgtcttccttccccccccggctggctgctggcttgctgcttagcttgcttgctgctcttgcttgctgctggctgcatgctttgctggctctgttttcctctcttttttctctgcttttcgctggcttgcttttttgccatttttttttcctttttccccggtttccgttgttcccttccccccccgaagacatcggacctactccgggcaggagctcccccggggtctgcaaAAGAAGCtccgtaccctctgcggcgaagagagatacagctcaacccccttggactggtgaaaacatctgtggtcatcttgggctatttctcttgtgctggggagtgttttttgttgtgccttaaaaaacaagttttttccacttcccctctgaaggaattcctcccgaacccggtggtggggggaagttgcggagggtttggtctcctataaggggctcctttggaggtgttttcccctaatttgtcctaaaccaggacattGTGGAAGGGGAGCCGGCTCCTGGCCTTGCTGACAGCTTCtgccagccagcctggcacgGGCTGGGGCGGGGGCAGCCAGCCTAACAAAGCATCCATCCATGTGGATgggggcagcagagggggaCGGGTTCCGAAGCCGTGCCCCAGCTGGTCTGCTTTGCAGGCCCTTGAGGAAGGGGTGCGTTTACGGGTGGGAAAGGTGGGGTTTTTCCCCACCCATGGACAGGTTTCATTCTCGCATGGAGTAGTCAGACCCTCCTCAGGCCCGTGAAACGGTGACAGGCTGTATAGCTTCTTCTTGTTTCCAGGTCTTGTTTTGAATTGACTTTCATGCaattgttctttgttttcccaGGAAGATTACACCTGGTGCCCAGACCGGACGGGGAAGCGCCTGCACCGTCCGTGGAGCACATCCAGTGCCAGCGCTACCCCAGGGGTCACGGCCTGCGGGGACATCCCCTTCAAGAAGGGCGAGGACCTCGTGTGGGATCGGctcctctcctggcagcaggtCTGCAGAGGTGGGTACCCGGctccacagctgggctggcagaagGGCTTCGGGCAGAGGGCAGCGGGCACACGGGCATCCCGCccttgcagctgctgaggaggctgctgtgctgtgctgaagcAGAGGAGGTGGAACGTGGCCTGCCACGCTGCCCTTCTCTCAAAACAGAGAATGGCTCGGGAGGTTTGggctctgagcacagccagcagcctggcccGGGCACAGGCCATggcaggacagggcacaggAGCCTTCTGTGACTGACCGTGGCTCTCTGGTTTCTCTCCGCAGGCTGCCAGCACCTCATGCCATGGAAACGGCTCCGCTcggcctgccaggctgggagggctggagggCGGCGGGTGTTCATTTGCTGTCAAAAATAAatcgttctatttttttgtcaTCATCATGATCAGAGCAtttctttcatccttttccAAGCTTTTGGCCTCCCTTCCTCCAGGGTAATCTTTTTGTGTCCTTCCTCAGCCACTTGATGGCATTTGGCAGGGGGGGTTAAGCAATGTGAAAAGTTCAACAACAGCTCCTGTTGCCAACTGCAGCAGCCCCTTCAAGAGCCCTGAGCTTCCAGCGAGGCCCATGTGTGCCTTGCCAAAGGGAGTGGTTTGCAGCGATGGGGTTGTCGCCCTGCTGCAAAAGCTGGGAGGAAATCACAGGTGGCAAAATGGCAATTTGGCTCAACCCCTGCCCAGGTTCTGcatctttcccctctgctcagtgacaggcaggcagggctggactCCAGCAAGGTTCAAGTTCTTGGTGCTCCCTTATATTTAGGGGATCAAGTAAACTCTTGTAAGCAGTGGCTGCAATAGGGCtactgaagggaaaaaggagatgTCGTGAGGTGGGGAATCCTTCTTGTCTCCTTTGTCTCCCCAggagccccttggaaagggaaaTGCCCACACGGGTTTATCTGACTCCTTCCCAGCCAGCCTTTCCCTCAGTCCCGGCTCTCATTTGCTCCGCAGGCTTCACCAGCTCGCTCAGCTCAGAGGAGCTCTCAGAGGAGAAAACGCTGCCTGGCGTGGGGCTGGCTGATCCCTGCCTAATCTTGAttccatttccctgctccctcccccaTCCAAGAGACTGAAGGATCCCCCACAACCGGTCACGATCCACTCTTGCGGGGTGTTTGTGATGGTTTGTtaaccgatcccaaaagtgcaaaattaCAAATGGCAAGGGACCATCActttaatcacaacaaatgcatatttatttaggtaccaacagcaaatgcgatagaagggacagaaaagggaaatagagagaaaagagaggaaggggaaTAGAGCTACCACCGTCGAGACGAGATCCTCGATGGTCCAGCCATCATTCACTATATCAAATAACTggaaaaagcactggaaaagaatttgttttttttaaattaagtttaaaaaaaagggaaggaattccagaaagaaaaccaaagagtAAGAATACAGTAATTTAAACTTCTCAAAGGCCTTTGCTAATGGAGCCCTGAAGCCCAGTCACGTGCAGTGCGGCCTCGGCGGTCCCTTTGAGCCCAGAACTGCCAAGGGTCAGGGCCGGGATGAGCCTTCACCCAAAACAAGCTCCAAGACTGAGTGGGAATCAATCCAGAACAGGGCTCACACAAAGAGCAAGCCTCGAGGCCAAAGCCAAACCTTCATCAGGTTGGATTTGTTTGAACACTGAACTGGAGCAGATTTGCTTGTCTGGTAACATCACTGTCACCATGAAACTTTACATGAGCTACTAAATAAGCACTGTCCTGTCCTGAGCTGTGTGGCCCAAATACTGTTGAGAacttgctctgcctctgccctgtgcccccggggctgctcttggcctggcagcctcagtgggagccagcactggctgcagccccagcgggCCCCCCAGGACAAGGCCCAGCAATGAAGAGGCCAATGAaagcactgggcagcagcagagccctcagcagaGTTCTTTGGACAACCACAGACTGGCCACAGCTCCAGTGCAGCATGACTACGAGTCAGGCTACCAATGCTATGAGCAGAGTTACAagaaagctgtggagaaaaatcaACAACTGACCGTCTGCTCTGGTACAGCTTCCGAATGCCAAGATAGCAGCCTGTCAGCACGAGGGGCACGGTGAACAGTGTCACCACCGTGCCTATCATGCAGGACCTGTGCACATCCTGGGGGCAGACAATTCTTGGGAGGCGCACTGGATCCGGGGCAAATATTCCTGTTTCAGTGATAACGTCTGTGGGAGCAATGGGGAGCGTGAGCccgtgctgtgctgcactgccgAGCTGGCAGCACGGTGGATAGGGCCAGGACGTTCTctgtttcccccagagctggggcctgcAGGCCCCTTGCCgccccttggcacaggctgtgccacccaacaaagcccagcaggccGGGAGGAGAACCCGGGGCCAGCGCAGCTGCTTGGGCAGTCGCTGCTTCGAGGGACATGGGCcaaacccatccctgagcagcccctgccagccctggccctccctgccctgggacagctcccccagccccaggggacagagtCAGGCCCTGTCAGGACACACGGGAGCCTtgctctccctctctgccctttccccaccatgggcaCCCCGTGCAGCCACTCCCAGGTTTCGGGACGTGTCTCCCACGGAATGACCCCAGCAggattgctcagcctggctgagcctggcacagcaatCACCTTCTGTGGCACTGTCTGGCATCTCCTCCCTTCGTGTATCGGGGTCTGGCACGGAGCCACTGCTTCCTTCAGGaagtgctgccttcagcaaaGCCCTTTGGTCCAtctctggagaaaggaaaagggacagcTGGATCAGGTGGAACCATTCCCCATTGGAGAGATGGCATCTTCAGCAAGTTCTACTTTTCAAAGACATGGATAAGGATCAGGAAAAGGCCACGGCTCTTGGGGCTGCCACAGGGCCCTCCTTTCTCCATACAGGTGCCACTCCTGACGTGGCAGAGACcgggaaattgcaggggattGCAGGCCcgtggtgcagtttgggctccctgccagctggtaccaaatgccttcctgcagaggctggggagaagctgcagccaggccaggctgggaaacagccctgcagggcaggaaagcagcagcggggcagccaggctgccatggatcccttcccgctGTGCCGGGCAAGGCGTGTCCAtttgtgcagggaaagcccccggctgctgagtcccaggggaaggctgagggaaatgcacccaccacGGCGTCTCTCCAGATCACTCAGCATCTGGTCCATGTGTTTGGATGCCTCCAGGGACTTCATGTGTTTAGTAGATCTGTTCCTCCGTCTCGGCGCACCTTAAGAGAATGCATGTCCATTTCCCCCGGAATGGATCCCACAAAACCATGGCTCAgcctgtggggtcagcagggacacacaacTCACCCCTGCGATGGGAGCCGGGCTTGTGCGCAGCAACCAGGAAAGGAGCCTGAAaagtcctccctgcagacacacctgtAACTCAACAGGCAGAGGAGCTTCTGTCACCTGCTTCCTGCCAGGTTGTCAGTGATTATTCACTGAGGGGAAGTTGAGAAGTTACCTGCAGAAGCTCCCAAGGGTTCCAAACCATcttccatcccagctgctggggaagcCTTGCTAGCATGCTCATCTAGAAGGGATCAGAGATCAGAACCATTTCCAtggtgtgctgggatccccctgtgcctttgggaactgggcactgcaagggggtCGGGTAAGGCTGTGGGGGCCAAATTTCCAtggccatggccaaagctgcccaggggcctggggagctctgggctggctcctgcccactctccacactctttgcaggccctgtgcaacatccctggagggcaggtactgccacacagcagagatggcagctcaagcctcagcaattacctcctgtgactgtgcctggcatcgcctcacttcctgcagcaggggctgccaatgggccactgcttcctccgggaaatgctgccttcagcacagcctttcGGTTCATCTCTGGAGacaggaagaggcacagctgcattAGATGGAGCCGTTCCCCTTCTGGGAGATGGCATCTTCAAGAGGCAATACTGGACAAACTCATGGTTCAGGAAATCCTCAAAACTTTTGGGATTGGCCAGGCTACTCCCTTCTACAAACAGGTGCCTGATCTACCCGGAGACCGGGAAATTGCAGGCATCTCGggcccatggtgcagtttgggctccctgccagctggtgccaaatgccttcctgcagaggctggggagaagctgcagccaggccaggctgggaaacagccctgcagggcaggaaagcagcagcggggcagccaggctgccatggatcccttccctcgGTGCTGGGCACggcgtgtccagatgtgcagggaaagcccccggctgctgagccccaggggaaggctgagggaaatgcacccaccacGGCGTCTCTCCAGATCACTCAGCATCTGGTCCAGGTGTCTGGCTGCCTCCAGGGATTTCTTGTCTCCAGTGTCTGAGTTCTTCCATGGAGAAGGACCTGAACATAAAGATGTTCCATGTCCCCTTCAGGCCAGAGTGGCAGTGAGTGCCCCTGGGTGATTGGTGCCCTCCAAAgcactccctcagctctgccttccactcaggagcagggccagggggaccACGTGCCAGCGATGGCCCCACACTGGCATGGaaggagccccttgcagggccgtCCTCGGGGGAGAAAggattccctggagctgcccgcagctctaaacccagccccaggcagggccagggcttggcagcagcagcaggagcagctcaggcacccCGGGGCCGGCAAAGGAGCTGCAAAAGGCACAGCCGCGGGGCACAGCCGTGGTCCCGGCCcattccctctctgctcttcttcctggctgcacagagcacacggaaGCGCACACTGGAATTGCACATGGACGGAAGATGGACAGCTaaatgctccttcctgccactgacagccatTCTGTGGGATCCCTCAGGGATCCAGAATGGAGCCGGGCAAGTTTTCCAGAATCTTTCAACCCTGTGATGCTGCTAAGGGAAATGGCTCATGAGGCACTGAttattctctcaggaaaggcacacaGAAAACTTGCCTCCAGCATTCTCCAAGAGAATCTCTCCAAGAGAATTCTCCAAGCTGTCATCCAGTAGGGCATCCCGATAAGCCATGTCGCCATCCCAAGCTAGAAGGGATCAGAGATCAGAACCATTTCCTGGTCTGCTGGGATCcccctgtgcctttgggaactgggcactgcaagggggtCGGGTAAGGCTGTGGGGGCCAAATTTCCAtggccatggccaaagctgcccaggggcctggggagctctgggctggttcctggtcactctccacactctttgcaggccctgtgcaacatccctggagggcaggtactgccacacagcagagatggcagctcaagcctcagcaattacctcctgtgactgtgcctggcatcgcctcacttcctgcagcaggggctgccaatgggccactgcttcctccaggaaatgctgccttcagcacagcctttcGGTTCATCTCTGGAGacaggaagaggcacagctgcattAGATGGAGCCGTTCCCCTTCTGGGAGATGGCATCTTCAAGAGGCAATACTGGACAAACTCATGGTTCAGGAAATCATCAAAACTTTTGGGATTGGCCAGGCCACTCCCTTCTACAAACAGGTGCCATTCCTGATCTACCCGGAGACCGGGAAATTGCAGGCATCTCGggcccatggtgcagtttggactccctgtcagctgctgccaaatgccttcctgcagaggctggggagaagctgcagccaggccaggctgggaaacagccctgcagggcaggaaagcagcagcggggcagccaggctgccatggatcccttccctcgGTGCTGGGCACggcgtgtccagatgtgcagggaagcccccagctgctgagtcccaggggaaggctgagggaaatgcacccaccacGGCGTCTCTCCAGATCACTCAGCATCTGGTCCAGGTGTCTGGCTGCCTCCAGGGATTTCTTGTCTCCAGTGTCTGAGTTCTTCCATGGAGAAGGACCTTAAGAGAAAGTTGGTCCATGTCCCCTTCAGGCCAGAGTGGCAGTGAGTGCCCCTGGGTGATTGGTGCCCTCCAAAgcactccctcagctctgccttccactcaggagcagggccagggggaccACGTGCCTGCGGTGGCCCCACACTGGCATGGaaggagccccttgcagggccgtCCACGGGGGAGAAAggattccctggagctgccagcagctctaaacccagctccaggcagggccagggcttggcagcagcagcaggagcagctcaggcacccCGGGGCCCGCAAAGGAGCTGCAAaaggcacagccccggggcacagccctgggcccggccccttccctctctgctcttctccgtgcctgcacagagcacacggaaGCGCACACTGGAATTGCACACggaaggaagatggacagctaaatgctccttcctgccactgacagccatTCTGTGGGATCCCTCAGGGATCCAGAATGGAGCCGGGCAAGTTTTCCAGAATCTTTCAACCCTGTGATGCTGCTAAGGGAAATGGCTCATGAGGCACTGAttattctctcaggaaaggcacacaGAAAACTTGCCTCCAGCATTCTCCAAGAGAATCTCTCCAAGAGAATTCTCCAAGCTGTCATCCAGTAGGGCATCCCGATAAGCCATGTCGCCATCCCAAGCTAGAAGGGATCAGAGATCAGAACCATTTCCTGGTCTGCTGGGATCcccctgtgcctttgggaactgggcactgcaagggggtCGGGTAAGGCTGTGGGGGCCAAATTTCCAtggccatggccaaagctgcccaggggcctggggagctctgggctggttcctggtcactctccacactctttgcaggccctgtgcaacatccctggagggcaggtactgccacacagcagagatggcagctcaagcctcagcaattacctcctgtgactgtgcctggcatcgcctcacttcctgcagcaggggctgccaatgggccactgcttcctccaggaaatgctgccttcagcacagcctttcGGTTCATCTCTGGAGacaggaagaggcacagctgcattAGATGGAGCCGTTCCCCTTCTGGGAGATGGCATCTTCAAGAGGCAATACTGGACAAACTCATGGTTCAGGAAATCCTCAAAACTTTTGGGATTGGCCAGGCTACTCCCTTCTACAAACAGGTGCCTGATCTACCCGGAGACCGGGAAATTGCAGGCATCTCGggcccatggtgcagtttgggctccctgccagctggtgccaaatgccttcctgcagaggctggggagaagctgcagccaggccaggctgggaaacagccctgcagggcaggaaagcagcagcggggcagccaggctgccatggatcccttccctctgtgctgggcacggcgtgtccagatgtgcagggaaagcccccggctgctgagccccaggggaaggctgagggaaatgcacccaccacGGCGTCTCTCCAGATCACTCAGCATCTGGTCCAGGTGTCTGGCTGCCTCCAGGGATTTCTTGTCTCCAGTGTTTGAGTTCTTCCATGGAGAAGGACCTGAACATAAAGATGTTCCATGTCCCCTTCAGGCCAGAGTGGCAGTGAGTGCCCCTGGGTGATTGGTGCCCTCCAAAgcactccctcagctctgccttccactcaggagcagggccagggggaccACGTGCCAGCGATGGCCCCACACTGGCATGGaaggagccccttgcagggccgtCCTCGGGGGAGAAAggattccctggagctgcccgcagctctaaacccagccccaggcagggccagggcttggcagcagcagcaggagcagctcaggcacccCGGGGCCGGCAAAGGAGCTGCAAAAGGCACAGCCGCGGGGCACAGCCGTGGTCCCGGCCcattccctctctgctcttcttcctggctgcacagagcacacggaaGCGCACACTGGAATTGCACATGGACGGAAGATGGACAGCTaaatgctccttcctgccactgacagccatTCTGTGGGATCCCTCAGGGATCCAGAATGGAGCCGGGCAAGTTTTCCAGAATCTTTCAACCCTGTGATGCTGCTAAGGGAAATGGCTCATGAGGCACTGAttattctctcaggaaaggcacacaGAAAACTTGCCTCCAGCATTCTCCAAGAGAATCTCTCCAAGAGAATTCTCCAAGCTGTCATCCAGTAGGGCATCCCGATAAGCCATGTCGCCATCCCAAGCTAGAAGGGATCAGAGATCAGAACCATTTCCTGGTCTGCTGGGATCcccctgtgcctttgggaactgggcactgcaagggggtCGGGTAAGGCTGTGGGGGCCAAATTTCCAtggccatggccaaagctgcccaggggcctggggagctctgggctggttcctggtcactctccacactctttgcaggccctgtgcaacatccctggagggcaggtactgccacacagcagagatggcagctcaagcctcagcaattacctcctgtgactgtgcctggcatcgcctcacttcctgcagcaggggctgccaatgggccactgcttcctccaggaaatgctgccttcagcacagcctttcGGTTCATCTCTGGAGacaggaagaggcacagctgcattAGATGGAGCCGTTCCCCTTCTGGGAGATGGCATCTTCAAGAGGCAATACTGGACAAACTCATGGTTCAGGAAATCATCAAAACTTTTGGGATTGGCCAGGCCACTCCCTTCTACAAACAGGTGCCATTCCTGATCTACCCGGAGACCGGGAAATTGCAGGCATCTCGggcccatggtgcagtttggactccctgtcagctgctgccaaatgccttcctgcagaggctggggagaagctgcagccaggccaggctgggaaacagccctgcagggcaggaaagcagcagcggggcagccaggctgccatggatcccttccctcgGTGCTGGGCACggcgtgtccagatgtgcagggaagcccccagctgctgagtcccaggggaaggctgagggaaatgcacccaccacGGCGTCTCTCCAGATCACTCAGCATCTGGTCCAGGTGTCTGGCTGCCTCCAGGGATTTCTTGTCTCCAGT is part of the Vidua macroura isolate BioBank_ID:100142 chromosome 30, ASM2450914v1, whole genome shotgun sequence genome and harbors:
- the LOC128820672 gene encoding uncharacterized protein LOC128820672 isoform X3, whose protein sequence is MQLCLFLSPEMNRKAVLKAAFPGGSSGPLAAPAAGSEAMPGTVTGAWDGDMAYRDALLDDSLENSLGEILLENAGGPSPWKNSDTGDKKSLEAARHLDQMLSDLERRREMNRKAVLKAAFPGGSSGPLAAPAAGSEAMPGTVTGDEHASKASPAAGMEDGLEPLGASAGVSAGRTFQAPFLVAAHKPGSHRRGAPRRRNRSTKHMKSLEASKHMDQMLSDLERRREMDQRALLKAALPEGSSGSVPDPDTRREEMPDSATEDVITETGIFAPDPVRLPRIVCPQDVHRSCMIGTVVTLFTVPLVLTGCYLGIRKLYQSRRAFSSYLI
- the LOC128820672 gene encoding uncharacterized protein LOC128820672 isoform X5, producing MQLCLFLSPEMNRKAVLKAAFPGGSSGPLAAPAAGSEAMPGTVTGAWDGDMAYRDALLDDSLENSLGEILLENAGGPSPWKNSDTGDKKSLEAARHLDQMLSDLERRREMNRKAVLKAAFPGGSSGPLAAPAAGSEAMPGTVTGDEHASKASPAAGMEDGLEPLGASAGVSAGRTFQAPFLVAAHKPGSHRRGAPRRRNRSTKHMKSLEASKHMDQMLSDLERRREMDQRALLKAALPEGSSGSVPDPDTRREEMPDSATEVLFPVI
- the LOC128820672 gene encoding uncharacterized protein LOC128820672 isoform X2, which encodes MQLCLFLSPEMNRKAVLKAAFPGGSSGPLAAPAAGSEAMPGTVTGGPSPWKNSDTGDKKSLEAARHLDQMLSDLERRREMNRKAVLKAAFPGGSSGPLAAPAAGSEAMPGTVTGDEHASKASPAAGMEDGLEPLGASAGVSAGRTFQAPFLVAAHKPGSHRRGAPRRRNRSTKHMKSLEASKHMDQMLSDLERRREMDQRALLKAALPEGSSGSVPDPDTRREEMPDSATEDVITETGIFAPDPVRLPRIVCPQDVHRSCMIGTVVTLFTVPLVLTGCYLGIRKLYQSRRSVVDFSPQLSCNSAHSIGSLTRSHAALELWPVCGCPKNSAEGSAAAQCFHWPLHCWALSWGARWGCSQCWLPLRLPGQEQPRGHRAEAEQVLNSIWATQLRTGQCLFSSSCKVSW
- the LOC128820672 gene encoding uncharacterized protein LOC128820672 isoform X1 is translated as MQLCLFLSPEMNRKAVLKAAFPGGSSGPLAAPAAGSEAMPGTVTGAWDGDMAYRDALLDDSLENSLGEILLENAGGPSPWKNSDTGDKKSLEAARHLDQMLSDLERRREMNRKAVLKAAFPGGSSGPLAAPAAGSEAMPGTVTGDEHASKASPAAGMEDGLEPLGASAGVSAGRTFQAPFLVAAHKPGSHRRGAPRRRNRSTKHMKSLEASKHMDQMLSDLERRREMDQRALLKAALPEGSSGSVPDPDTRREEMPDSATEDVITETGIFAPDPVRLPRIVCPQDVHRSCMIGTVVTLFTVPLVLTGCYLGIRKLYQSRRSVVDFSPQLSCNSAHSIGSLTRSHAALELWPVCGCPKNSAEGSAAAQCFHWPLHCWALSWGARWGCSQCWLPLRLPGQEQPRGHRAEAEQVLNSIWATQLRTGQCLFSSSCKVSW
- the LOC128820672 gene encoding uncharacterized protein LOC128820672 isoform X4; this translates as MQLCLFLSPEMNRKAVLKAAFPGGSSGPLAAPAAGSEAMPGTVTGAWDGDMAYRDALLDDSLENSLGEILLENAGGPSPWKNSDTGDKKSLEAARHLDQMLSDLERRREMDQRALLKAALPEGSSGSVPDPDTRREEMPDSATEDVITETGIFAPDPVRLPRIVCPQDVHRSCMIGTVVTLFTVPLVLTGCYLGIRKLYQSRRSVVDFSPQLSCNSAHSIGSLTRSHAALELWPVCGCPKNSAEGSAAAQCFHWPLHCWALSWGARWGCSQCWLPLRLPGQEQPRGHRAEAEQVLNSIWATQLRTGQCLFSSSCKVSW